A portion of the Gossypium arboreum isolate Shixiya-1 chromosome 8, ASM2569848v2, whole genome shotgun sequence genome contains these proteins:
- the LOC108468833 gene encoding uncharacterized protein LOC108468833 codes for MGLVRNPNMRSGDMLEGMLSDYVGGKAKAKAPKNASSRLVTALTCLQFAFAVYATFLLYYMSPAVDLRTKPDFAWATRIARNMKQFIIPPHVLGRYQEAASFIRAEIPPITPSTICETEKLDFMQKKSNDVQMIKLKRELYDELLDFQSKTIGTETLAQLMAMKSKWNIRGPNKPKVTVLLNHFKRKTLCAQLDSLLHQTLPFHHVWVISFGSPNEQSLKRIVETYNDSRISFISSSYDFKYYGRFQMALQTEADLVYILDDDMIPGKKMLQILSHVAGTEKYKNSVLGSIGRILPFRQKDFTFPSYRKFRSKEAGLYLPDPAYDITVDKIVQVDFLSSSWFLSSELVKSLFIETPFTFMTGEDLHLSYQLQKYRNAGSFVLPVDPTDKETWGDSEHRLAYVSETTVIFKDIVQVRDDQWWRALSAGYVTQWAAMYPQKIDSLLYAHSLDEVKALAPLLEKFRSTVGKKAYIVVPGGSFCPCEDAATALNWPKLVCRERRFKIFDLQIGALSGTSNSEVPVVQAVYSSMKGLIKIHNPSVVITVTDIDPNVKKALKMATETNVNGTALVLLPRPSVSKVLWMADLRSTALPNWNRMRVSVNIITQNRASSLTRLLKSLSDAYYIGDEIPISFNMDSKVDEATIKLVESFEWPHGPKTLRRRIIQGGLIRAVSESWYPTSDDDYGLLLEDDIEVSPYYYLWIKYALLAYHYDPQISLPELSSISLYTPRIVEVVKERPKWNPTDFFKRIHPNTPYLHQLPCSWGAVFFPKHWREFYVYMNMRFTEDAKSNPVQIPKSRTNGWQASWKKFLIDMMYLRGYVSLYPNFPNQASFSTNHMEPGAHISAKNNVVRHDKADFEVPLLKEDFRSLLPNGKMPPASKLPSLNLFNQPVSLKGLKAAGAKLAQDVLRCDNATEIVTVNHITGLPQQCSKFQ; via the exons ATGGGACTTGTGCGGAATCCTAATATGAGAAGTGGGGATATGTTGGAAGGAATGCTCAGCGATTATGTTGGAGGAAAGGCAAAGGCCAAGGCTCCAAAAAATGCCTCGTCTCGGCTTGTGACAGCTCTTACCTGCCTGCAGTTTGCCTTTGCAGTTTATGCAACATTCCTTTTGTACTACATGAGTCCAGCGGTAGACTTAAGAACCAAACCGGATTTTGCTTGGGCCACACGGATTGCAAGAAACATGAAACAGTTCATCATCCCACCGCATGTTCTAGGGCGCTACCAAGAGGCCGCTTCTTTCATCCGAGCTGAAATCCCTCCGATTACACCATCCACAATTTGTGAGACCGAGAAGCTCGATTTCATGCAGAAGAAGTCCAATGATGTTCAAATGATCAAGTTGAAGAGAGAGTTGTATGATGAATTACTGGATTTCCAAAGCAAAACTATTGGCACTGAAACTCTAGCTCAGTTAATGGCAATGAAATCCAAGTGGAATATTCGCGGTCCGAACAAACCAAAAGTGACAGTGCTCTTGAACCATTTCAAGAGAAAAACACTTTGTGCTCAGCTTGATTCATTGCTTCACCAGACACTTCCATTCCATCATGTTTGGGTGATTTCATTTGGAAGTCCAAATGAGCAATCTCTAAAGAGAATCGTCGAGACCTACAACGATTCTAGGATCAGCTTCATTAGTTCAAGCTATGATTTCAAGTACTATGGCAGGTTTCAAATGGCTTTACAAACTGAAGCTGATCTTGTATATATCCTTGACGATGACATGATTCCTGGTAAAAAAATGCTACAGATTTTATCTCATGTAGCTGGAACTGAAAAGTACAAGAACTCTGTTTTGGGCAGCATAGGAAGGATCTTGCCTTTTAGACAAAAGGATTTCACATTCCCGAGCTACCGGAAATTCCGATCGAAGGAGGCAGGGCTCTACTTGCCTGACCCTGCCTATGATATTACAGTCGATAAAATCGTGCAGGTCGATTTTCTCTCTAGCTCCTGGTTTTTATCTTCCGAGCTTGTCAAGTCACTTTTCATTGAGACACCTTTCACATTCATGACTGGTGAAGATCTTCACCTCAG TTATCAACTTCAGAAGTATAGAAATGCAGGCTCATTTGTTCTTCCAGTTGACCCTACTGACAAAGAAACATGGGGAGATAGTGAACACAGGCTGGCTTATGTGTCGGAAACAACGGTGATCTTCAAGGACATAGTTCAAGTTAGAGATGATCAATGGTGGAGGGCACTAAGTGCTGGTTATGTAACTCAGTGGGCTGCAATGTACCCTCAAAAGATCGATTCTCTCTTATACGCTCACTCTCTCGATGAGGTCAAGGCACTTGCACCGCTGCTCGAAAAGTTCAGGTCCACTGTCGGGAAGAAGGCTTACATTGTAGTCCCTGGAGGCAGCTTCTGCCCTTGTGAAGATGCTGCTACAGCATTGAACTGGCCAAAGTTGGTTTGTAGAGAGCGAAGATTTAAGATTTTTGATTTGCAAATCGGAGCACTTTCAGGAACATCAAACTCTGAGGTCCCAGTTGTGCAAGCAGTGTACTCTAGCATGAAAGGGTTGATCAAAATTCACAACCCTAGTGTGGTGATCACTGTGACTGACATTGATCCCAATGTGAAGAAAGCTCTGAAGATGGCAACCGAGACGAATGTAAATGGTACTGCACTCGTACTTTTACCAAGGCCTTCGGTCTCGAAGGTTCTATGGATGGCTGATCTAAGATCAACAGCATTGCCAA ATTGGAACCGGATGCGGGTCTCCGTCAACATAATAACTCAAAACCGTGCTTCTTCCTTAACAAGGCTTCTTAAATCTCTGAGTGATGCGTACTATATTGGGGATGAGATTCCTATCAGCTTCAACATGGACAGTAAAGTGGATGAGGCAACTATTAAACTTGTAGAATCATTTGAATGGCCTCATGGTCCTAAAACCCTTAGAAGGAGAATCATTCAAGGGGGCCTCATTAGAGCAGTTAGTGAGAGTTGGTATCCAACATCAGATGATGACTATGGCCTGCTACTCGAGGACGATATCGAAGTCTCTCCTTACTACTATCTATGGATCAAATATGCTCTCTTAGCCTACCATTATGACCCTCAAATATCACTTCCCGAGCTCTCATCGATCTCTCTTTACACTCCTCGGATAGTTGAAGTCGTGAAAGAAAGGCCGAAATGGAATCCAACCGACTTCTTCAAACGCATTCACCCAAACACACCGTATCTTCACCAGCTACCTTGTAGTTGGGGTGCTGTTTTCTTCCCCAAACATTGGAGAGAATTCTATGTGTATATGAACATGAGGTTCACAGAAGATGCCAAATCAAATCCAGTTCAAATCCCAAAGTCTAGAACAAATGGATGGCAAGCTTCATGGAAAAAGTTTCTCATCGACATGATGTACCTTAGAGGATATGTTAGCCTTTATCCCAACTTTCCGAACCAAGCTAGCTTTTCGACCAACCATATGGAACCAGGGGCCCATATCAGTGCAAAGAACAATGTTGTTAGGCATGACAAGGCAGATTTTGAAGTCCCATTGTTGAAGGAAGATTTTAGATCCCTTTTGCCTAATGGAAAGATGCCACCAGCCTCCAAGCTGCCATCACTTAACCTTTTCAATCAACCCGTTTCATTGAAGGGACTCAAGGCAGCAGGCGCCAAGTTGGCCCAAGATGTGTTACGATGCGATAATGCCACCGAGATTGTGACGGTTAATCATATCACCGGCCTGCCACAGCAATGCTCGAAATTCCAATGA